The proteins below come from a single Candida albicans SC5314 chromosome 7, complete sequence genomic window:
- the RPA135 gene encoding DNA-directed RNA polymerase I core subunit (Putative RNA polymerase I subunit A135; repressed by prostaglandins): MTLAKFRTLEREKRFQNPPKDMDSYPLLKDAVAPHVGSFNALMDGPDGGLLNLAVKDIGSKTIFDTPETSGRLGNKLKIRVDSVQLAKPSVPANDKLSLNRKTFPSECRERMVTYRSRLMLNVTWSVNDEEEVSEVREAGQIPIMLKSNRCHLEKLSPNQLVEAKEESDELGGYFIVNGIEKLIRMLIVQRRNHPMAIIRPSFGNRGASYTKFGIQIRSVRPDQTSQTNVLHYLNDGNVTFRFSWRKNEFLVPVVMILKALIETNDREIFDGIVGNDTENSFLTDRLELLLRTYKTYNLYSQQETLAYLGDKFRVVFGASPDMSDIEVGKEVLKRIVLVHLPNNADKFRMLLFMIRKLYSLVAGDCAPDNPDATQHQEVLLGGFLYGMIIKEKIEEYLQNIKLQIQSDINRGVGINFDDRKYMTRVFSRINENIGQKLQYFLSTGNLVSQSGLDLQQVSGYTVVAEKINFYRFISHFRMVHRGSFFAELKTTTVRKLLPESWGFLCPVHTPDGSPCGLLNHLSHKCKIATEASDVSQVPKALTQLGVLPADSFAAGPNLCCVQLDGKIVGWTTHEQGRIVADTLRYWKVNGGHGLPLDLEIGYVPPSNKGQYPGLYIFGGHSRMMRPVKYLPLDKEDIVGPFEQVYMNVAVTPEEIENNIHSHVEFTPTNILSILANLTPFSDFNQSPRNMYQCQMGKQTMGTPGTALVHRSDNKLYRLQTGQTPIVKANLYDDYGMDNFPNGMNAIVAVISYTGYDMDDAMIINKSADERGFGYGTVYKTEKVDLSQSRRRGDPITQHFGFGSDEWPEAWKEKLDADGLPLIGVKVEEGDPIVAYYDDTLGKTKVKTYHSSEPAYIEEVKLLGDDSNEQEGQQITIKYRITRQPLIGDKFSSRHGQKGVCSRKWPQIDMPFTESGMQPDVIINPHAFPSRMTIGMFVESLAGKAGALHGIAQDSTPWKFNEQDTPADYFGEQLLKAGYNYHGNEPMYSGATGEELRCDIYIGCVYYQRLRHMVNDKFQVRSTGPVNSLTMQPVKGRKRSGGIRVGEMERDALIGHGTSFLLQDRLLNCSDYTQTPVCRSCGSILTTQTSVPRIGSMASIRCRRCAVGLDKYEGYAADSDIWEDGHGKKFVGGDDTTTVAIPFVLKYLDSELSAMGIKMRYNVEPK, from the coding sequence ATGACATTGGCGAAATTTAGAACTTTGGAAAGAGAAAAGAGATTTCAAAATCCACCAAAGGATATGGACTCATATCCGTTGTTGAAGGATGCTGTTGCACCTCATGTGGGATCATTTAATGCGTTGATGGATGGTCCAGACGGAGGTTTATTGAATCTTGCTGTAAAAGATATTGGGTCCAAAACTATTTTTGATACACCAGAAACTTCTGGACGTTTAggtaataaattgaaaatcagGGTTGACTCAGTACAGTTGGCCAAACCAAGCGTTCCTgctaatgataaattatcttTGAACAGAAAAACATTTCCAAGTGAATGTAGAGAAAGAATGGTAACATATAGATCAAGATTAATGTTGAATGTTACTTGGAGTGTGAatgacgaagaagaagtgcTGGAAGTGAGAGAAGCAGGTCAAATACCAATTATGTTAAAGTCCAACAGATGTCatttagaaaaattatcaCCTAACCAATTAGTGGAAGCTAAGGAAGAGAGTGACGAGTTAGGTGgatattttattgttaatggtattgaaaaattgatccGTATGTTGATTGTGCAAAGACGTAATCATCCCATGGCCATTATCCGTCCTTCATTTGGAAACCGTGGTGCTTCTTACACAAAATTCGGTATCCAAATAAGATCAGTAAGACCAGATCAGACATCACAAACAAATGTATTAcattatttaaatgatgGTAATGTTACTTTTAGATTTTCATGGAGAAAGAATGAATTTTTGGTTCCTGTTGTGATGATCTTGAAAGCATTAATTGAAACCAACGACCGTGAAATTTTCGATGGTATCGTAGGAAATGATACTGAAAACTCGTTTTTAACTGATCGTTTGGAATTGTTGTTAAGAACTTACAAAACATACAATTTGTACTCCCAACAAGAAACTTTAGCTTATTTGGGTGACAAGTTCAGAGTTGTTTTTGGTGCATCACCAGATATGTCAGATATTGAAGTCGGTAAAgaagttttgaaaagaattgTCTTGGTTCATTTGCCTAATAATGCTGACAAGTTTAGAATGTTATTGTTTATGATTAGAAAATTGTATTCATTGGTCGCTGGAGACTGTGCTCCTGATAACCCAGATGCAACCCAACATCAAGAAGTTTTGTTGGGAGGTTTCCTTTATGGTATGATTATCAAAGAGAAAATTGAAGAGTACTTGCAAAACATTAAATTGCAAATTCAATCTGATATTAATCGTGGTGTTGGTATAAACTTTGACGATAGAAAATATATGACCAGGGTATTCCTGAGAATCAATGAGAACATTGGTCAAAAATtgcaatattttttaaGTACTGGTAACTTGGTGTCCCAGTCTGGTTTAGATTTGCAACAAGTTTCTGGTTATACCGTTGTTgctgaaaaaattaacttTTATCGTTTCATTTCTCATTTCAGAATGGTCCACCGTGGTTCCTTCTTTGCTGAATTAAAAACTACTACTGTTAGAAAATTATTGCCTGAATCTTGGGGGTTCCTTTGTCCTGTCCATACCCCGGATGGTTCTCCTTGTGGTTTATTAAATCACTTGTCGCATAAATGTAAAATTGCCACTGAGGCATCCGACGTGTCACAAGTTCCAAAGGCTTTAACCCAATTGGGTGTTTTACCGGCCGACTCATTTGCAGCTGGCCCAAACTTGTGCTGTGTTCAATTGGATGGTAAAATTGTTGGTTGGACGACACATGAACAAGGTAGAATTGTCGCTGATACATTGAGATACTGGAAAGTCAATGGTGGTCACGGATTGCCTTTAGATTTAGAAATTGGTTATGTTCCACCTTCAAATAAAGGTCAGTATCCTGGTTTGTACATTTTTGGTGGCCACTCTAGAATGATGAGACCAGTGAAGTATTTACCCTTGGATAAAGAGGATATCGTTGGTCCATTTGAACAAGTCTACATGAATGTAGCTGTAACTCCAGAAGAAATTGAGAATAACATTCACAGTCATGTTGAATTTACCCCAACTAACATATTATCCATTTTGGCTAATTTAACACCCTTTTCTgatttcaatcaatcacCAAGAAATATGTATCAATGTCAAATGGGTAAGCAAACAATGGGTACTCCTGGTACTGCATTGGTCCATAGATCAGACAACAAGTTGTACCGTTTACAAACTGGTCAAACACCAATTGTTAAAGCCAACTTGTATGATGACTACGGAATGGACAATTTCCCTAATGGTATGAATGCTATTGTCGCTGTTATTTCATACACTGGTTACGATATGGATGATGCgatgataataaacaaatctGCAGATGAAAGAGGTTTTGGTTATGGTACTGTTTATAAAACTGAGAAAGTCGATTTGTCACaatcaagaagaagaggtGATCCAATAACACAacattttggttttggtaGTGATGAATGGCCAGAAGCATGGAAGGAAAAATTAGACGCTGATGGTTTGCCATTGATTGGTGTTAAAGTTGAAGAAGGTGATCCAATAGTGGCATATTATGATGATACTTTGGGTAAAACTAAAGTTAAGACTTACCATTCATCGGAACCAGCATACATTGAAGAAGTCAAGTTATTAGGTGACGACAGCAATGAACAAGAGGGTCAACAAATAACTATCAAATACAGAATCACAAGACAACCATTAATTGGAGACAAATTCTCTTCTAGACATGGTCAGAAAGGTGTTTGTTCTAGAAAATGGCCACAAATTGACATGCCATTTACTGAGTCAGGTATGCAACCCGATGTCATCATTAACCCACATGCGTTCCCATCTCGTATGACAATTGGTATGTTTGTTGAATCTCTTGCTGGTAAGGCTGGTGCCTTACACGGTATTGCCCAGGATTCTACCCCTTGGAAATTCAATGAACAAGATACACCAGCAGACTACTTTGGTGAGCAATTGCTCAAAGCTGGTTATAACTACCATGGTAATGAGCCAATGTACTCTGGTGCCACTGGGGAAGAGTTGCGTTGTGACATTTACATTGGATGTGTTTACTATCAAAGATTGAGACATATGGTCAACGATAAGTTCCAAGTTAGATCTACTGGACCTGTTAATTCATTGACAATGCAACCTGTGAAAGGTAGAAAGAGATCCGGTGGTATTCGTGTAGGTGAGATGGAAAGAGATGCTTTGATTGGTCATGGTACTTCTTTCTTGTTGCAAGATAGATTGTTAAATTGTTCAGATTACACACAGACACCAGTCTGTCGCTCATGTGGATCCATCTTGACTACACAAACGTCAGTTCCAAGAATTGGAAGCATGGCAAGTATCAGATGTAGAAGATGTGCAGTCGGCTTGGACAAATATGAAGGATATGCAGCTGATTCAGATATATGGGAAGATGGACATGGCAAGAAATTTGTGGGTGGTGACGATACCACAACTGTGGCAATACCTTTtgtattgaaatatttggatAGTGAGTTGTCGGCAATGGGTATAAAGATGCGTTATAATGTTGAACCAAAATAA
- a CDS encoding uncharacterized protein (Ortholog(s) have ATPase activity and cytosol, nucleus localization) has translation MVHQITYTSNEIPQLCDRVHKDYLSKRKSDSQPRYLISLAGVPGSGKTTFANAIAKRLSTFAKVVVLSQDGFHLYRSELTLMADPKEAFRRRGAPFTFNAQAFVNLISKLKDRSQTIKAPSFDHKLKDPIEDDIVIHGNVDIIIIEGNYVSLRDKYWDEIENFVDDTWFIKTPENLVRERIIKRHLNAGIAANEKEAAERADGSDMQNAHYIDGNSKPTKVLILSE, from the coding sequence ATGGTGCATCAAATTACATATACTTCTAATGAAATTCCTCAATTGTGTGACAGAGTGCACAAGGACTACCtatcaaaaagaaaatcagaTTCTCAACCTAGATATTTGATATCACTTGCAGGCGTTCCCGGCTCTGGTAAAACAACATTTGCTAATGCTATAGCCAAAAGACTTTCAACTTTTGCAAAAGTGGTAGTACTATCTCAAGATGGGTTTCATTTATATCGCTCGGAACTAACATTAATGGCAGATCCAAAGGAGGCTTTTCGAAGACGGGGTGCTCCTTTTACTTTTAACGCACAGGCTTTTGTCAATTTGATCTCAAAATTGAAGGACCGTTCCCAAACCATCAAAGCACCTTCTTTTGATcacaaattgaaagatcCGATAGAAGATGATATAGTGATACACGGTAATGTAGACATTATAATAATCGAAGGAAATTATGTATCACTTCGAGACAAATACTgggatgaaattgaaaattttgttgacGACACTTGGTTTATAAAAACCCCTGAAAATCTAGTTCGAGAGAGAATTATTAAACGCCATTTGAACGCAGGAATAGCCgcaaatgaaaaagaagcaGCCGAAAGAGCCGATGGGAGTGATATGCAAAATGCTCATTATATAGATGGCAATTCTAAGCCCACCAAAGTTCTAATTCTATCCGAATAG
- a CDS encoding uncharacterized protein (Ortholog of C. dubliniensis CD36 : Cd36_70070, C. parapsilosis CDC317 : CPAR2_301080, Debaryomyces hansenii CBS767 : DEHA2F22946g and Pichia stipitis Pignal : PICST_46820) encodes MSLFPTQWIAKSIPFLGQEKPCIYGFTYNSECYYYGLYLCNFENVWKQEVDKQKLVHIAKTIGIEDMSDDDLVELINDISRYIPEKMVFEQDDVNVRARTIGDIEWRFNLSRQNQEQTIEFLYKLNYQQFENICFMKFQVDSLKEIISVKDQYSRFLATNFKQSHGMDMINNYKKNNQSDIEFIERFSPKKWDKKVVSQYRNLQSKNNRSSINGLKICIETAINTISKFASLFSENEAKEEEQSSPVKLDPVEDSQLVKVSPSPSQSDAQSTQSANSNSMGSPIKRRISTYESLVPTSMSQASQSSQDTQSPRKKRKIGSLFKK; translated from the coding sequence ATGTCACTTTTCCCAACACAATGGATAGCCAAGTCCATACCATTTCTAGGGCAAGAAAAACCTTGTATATATGGTTTTACTTACAATTCAGAGTGCTACTACTATGGACTCTATTTATGTAACTTTGAGAATGTATGGAAACAAGAGGTGGACAAACAAAAGTTGGTTCATATTGCCaaaacaattggaattgaagATATGTCTGATGACGATTTAGTGGAACTCATCAATGACATTAGTCGTTATATCCCAGAGAAAATGGTGTTTGAGCAGGATGATGTGAATGTTAGGGCAAGAACAATTGGCGATATAGAATGGAGATTCAATCTCTCGAGACAAAACCAGGAGCAAACTATAGAATTtctttataaattaaactATCAGCagtttgaaaatatttgtttCATGAAATTCCAAGTTGACAGTctaaaagaaattatttcAGTAAAAGATCAGTATTCGAGATTTTTAGCCACAAATTTCAAGCAAAGTCATGGCATGGATATGATAAACAActacaagaaaaataatcaGTCTGATATTGAGTTTATAGAAAGGTTTAGCCCGAAAAAATGGGACAAGAAGGTGGTCAGCCAGTATAGAAACCTACAATCAAAGAACAACAGGTCTAGCATCAATGGATTGAAAATCTGTATTGAAACAGCAATTAATACAATCTCAAAATTTGCCAGTTTGTTTTCTGAGAATGaagcaaaagaagaagaacaatcAAGTCCTGTGAAACTAGATCCCGTGGAGGATTCTCAATTGGTGAAAGTCTCACCTTCACCCTCCCAGTCAGACGCACAGTCGACCCAGTCAgccaattcaaattcaatggGATCACCAATCAAGCGACGGATATCTACCTATGAGCTGCTTGTTCCGACTTCAATGTCTCAGGCATCACAAAGTAGCCAAGATACTCAATCGCCAAGAAAGAAACGTAAAATAGGatctttatttaaaaaatga
- a CDS encoding mRNA-processing endoribonuclease (Ortholog(s) have endoribonuclease activity, role in nuclear mRNA surveillance of mRNP export, transcription, DNA-templated and cytoplasm, nucleus localization), with protein sequence MSLPSRYAPEGLSEEDQLKVITSGEIKPRKPIDYKLRTIDDRVQSALHTHPNTSEDIEMIPIEDGKEVDVISEYIEYLRGNSVYEDKNEMVIEESPEFEIVGGNISFLVLDTNFLISHLNIVDTLKNIASEYGLKLIIPVYVVQELDGLKNSNRLHNNSNGKFTGETVSQLAIWANRWIYQALADSSAVVKGQKLSQRISKDLVKDDAIFDCCLYFKKTYPQSLVILLSNDKNLCAKALSNDVLTVSFRENMSGRLIANTIYEENVERFGKLQTKVEPVAPKIQNHVSSEVVEPSNEWVEKTQQIDELTTFEQVSEKVYNEIQMILLAALDHCMVAEYGDDLDLIRGYDKNSVTTIEDCAELIIRFWMTVFSQYFDATPGNFVPFRETGKGRNSRKTPIHIYQPEDSNELRKFVTFWTTVLTVIYDAVMDSTQQAALKWLIARWNKMADTV encoded by the coding sequence ATGTCTCTTCCCTCTAGGTATGCCCCTGAAGGATTAAGTGAAGAGGATCAACTAAAAGTTATTACACTGGGCGAAATAAAGCCCCGTAAACCTATAGATTATAAATTAAGAACCATAGATGATAGAGTACAACTGGCACTACACACGCACCCAAACACGTCAGAAGACATTGAAATGATACCCATTGAGGATGGAAAAGAAGTAGACGTGATATCAGaatatattgaatatttaaGAGGAAACTCAGTTTATGAAGACAAGAATGAAATGGTCATTGAAGAGTCGCCTGAATTTGAGATTGTGGGGGgaaatatttcatttttagtTCTCGatacaaattttttgatttcccATTTAAACATTGTTGAtactttgaaaaatatcgCTTCTGAATATggattgaaattgattattccAGTATATGTGGTCCAAGAATTGGATGGGCTTAAGAATTCAAATCGTTTGCACAACAACTCAAATGGGAAATTCACGGGGGAGACGGTTTCTCAATTAGCTATATGGGCAAATCGATGGATATATCAAGCATTAGCAGACTCCCTGGCAGTGGTAAAAGGACAAAAATTGTCACAGAGAATATCAAAAGACCTAGTTAAAGATGACGCcatatttgattgttgtttatattttaaaaagaCCTACCCACAGTCTTTGGTGATTTTATTATCCAATGACAAAAATCTTTGTGCAAAAGCTTTGAGTAATGATGTTTTAACAGTAAGTTTCCGAGAAAATATGAGTGGAAGATTGATTGCAAATACTATTTACGaagaaaatgttgaaaGATTTGGAAAGCTACAAACAAAAGTAGAGCCAGTGGCTCCAAAAATCCAAAACCATGTTTCTTCCGAGGTGGTAGAACCCTCCAATGAGTGGGTGGAAAAGACACAGCagattgatgaattgactACTTTTGAACAAGTTTCTGAAAAAGTATACAACgaaattcaaatgataTTGCTAGCTGCTTTAGACCATTGTATGGTTGCCGAGTATGGTGATGATTTAGATTTGATTCGAGGGTATGACAAAAATAGTGTCACAACTATCGAAGATTGTGCCGAGTTAATAATTAGGTTTTGGATGACAGTATTTCTGCAATACTTTGATGCTACACCTGGTAATTTTGTCCCATTTCGCGAGACAGGAAAGGGAAGGAACTCCCGAAAGACACCTATCCATATTTATCAGCCAGAGGATAGCAACGAGCTTCGTAAATTTGTGACTTTTTGGACCACAGTACTCACAGTGATTTATGACGCTGTGATGGATTCAACGCAACAAGCAGCTTTGAAATGGTTGATAGCTCGTTGGAATAAAATGGCAGATACTGTATAG